One window of Chamaesiphon minutus PCC 6605 genomic DNA carries:
- a CDS encoding MBL fold metallo-hydrolase: protein MKIQLIGHASLFVETQDCRVLMDPVFGDTFCDGLNATCPQREVFAEKIPEFDFLIISHQHLDHFDLPTLASLPNKKVDVLIPQDRAIEKCLRQLGYSRIYPVRDFQKIKVGSTKMIPTRSEIPVPEYGMIFADDSGVFWNAVDTLFAPQTIQRIRAEYPQIDLLLTPWHISLEGKYQYNHNISFPFSLYSYLFYLIGLVGAKAVVPGAQGFKYINESAWQNQVVFPTTRERFCHDLKLAFPEIADNILTFDPGDTLTIDRDNLQLDRDNCEFARTIVDDRACLDFIPTKIGVPLIDTNVENHPLPFLTEQIERQIEVELPQFITTYQNSVFLEHRHWQVIYQLEVIFPDRTQIWSIDFSQPNITAVKGRNPLANLFTSISASCLYALMEKQRDWDYLVCSGEYRTFHKIYAVARHGIVAAENSVPKDPLELRFPSVFIAGKHLDRELSKLVDPHQASLPADEDDNPMIAVGNILLKSQKARHQQADANELVKQ, encoded by the coding sequence ATGAAAATTCAACTTATCGGTCATGCTTCTTTGTTTGTAGAAACTCAAGATTGTCGAGTCTTAATGGATCCGGTCTTTGGTGATACTTTTTGCGATGGTCTCAACGCGACATGTCCCCAACGCGAAGTATTTGCCGAAAAAATCCCCGAATTTGATTTCCTCATAATTTCGCATCAACACCTCGATCATTTCGATCTACCGACACTAGCATCGCTACCTAATAAAAAAGTCGATGTGCTGATTCCCCAAGATCGAGCGATCGAAAAATGTCTGCGCCAACTCGGCTATTCACGAATTTATCCCGTCCGCGATTTTCAGAAAATTAAAGTCGGCTCGACTAAAATGATTCCCACCCGATCGGAAATTCCCGTACCAGAGTATGGAATGATTTTTGCCGACGACAGCGGGGTGTTTTGGAATGCGGTAGACACCTTATTTGCCCCCCAAACAATTCAACGGATTCGCGCTGAATATCCTCAAATCGACCTATTATTAACGCCTTGGCATATCAGCCTCGAAGGAAAATATCAATACAATCATAATATTTCTTTTCCTTTTTCGCTCTATAGTTATTTATTTTATTTAATTGGTTTAGTCGGAGCCAAAGCCGTCGTGCCAGGGGCGCAAGGCTTTAAATATATCAACGAATCAGCTTGGCAAAATCAAGTGGTTTTCCCGACTACCAGAGAGCGATTTTGTCACGATCTCAAGCTGGCATTTCCGGAGATTGCGGATAATATTTTAACCTTCGATCCGGGCGATACACTGACGATCGATCGCGACAATCTGCAACTAGATCGCGACAACTGCGAGTTTGCCAGAACCATTGTTGACGATCGAGCATGTTTGGATTTTATACCTACCAAAATCGGCGTACCTCTAATCGACACTAATGTTGAAAATCATCCCCTGCCATTTCTGACAGAGCAGATCGAGCGACAAATAGAAGTAGAACTACCACAGTTTATTACCACTTATCAAAATTCGGTATTTCTAGAACATCGTCATTGGCAGGTAATTTATCAATTAGAAGTAATTTTTCCCGATCGCACTCAAATCTGGTCGATCGATTTTTCTCAACCCAATATTACTGCCGTTAAAGGACGCAATCCGCTGGCTAATCTGTTTACGAGTATTAGTGCATCTTGTTTGTATGCCTTAATGGAAAAACAGCGCGATTGGGACTATTTAGTCTGTAGTGGTGAGTATCGCACCTTCCATAAAATTTATGCAGTCGCGCGTCACGGTATTGTTGCTGCTGAAAATTCCGTACCCAAAGATCCTTTGGAATTAAGATTTCCTTCAGTTTTTATCGCTGGCAAACATCTCGATCGAGAGTTATCCAAATTAGTAGATCCGCACCAAGCATCATTGCCAGCCGATGAGGATGACAATCCGATGATTGCCGTTGGCAATATTCTGCTCAAGTCTCAAAAGGCGCGTCACCAGCAAGCCGATGCCAACGAATTAGTCAAACAATAA